The Novosphingobium sp. THN1 genome includes a window with the following:
- a CDS encoding TonB-dependent receptor yields the protein MGDIIVTANRIETSAQDTPIALNVYRGADLADSGINSVRDLSAIDPSLNVSSSNSSAYIAVRGIASTDVTELGDPSVPVARDGFFTNRAYSINTSMYDVARVEVLKGPQGTLQGRNSTGGLVSIITNRPKFKNEVSASFEYGNYDTTNADAAVNLALSESFALRASGTFLKHDGYRRQVGVMKSADNEDFKSGRIQARFAKDGLDLWVSYQRDDRDTDGEAVLKNTLGAPQPSFDPLPAFRSDSPTRTVLKGERIRWEASYSGLGNINLIYSGGWDKQQFDLTLDATGPNYPANRQYLNTQAPTTWNHEVRISNEKTGKLFIQAGYFRFTEDNALAAGLYNREMTGLFAPGGPLSFAPNADQSFRYGIAFDFAVKTKSDAIFAQADYDLTEQLQLSAGARYTWDNKSRTGNSVLVLPALAFPLCSNGFPAPGTCPPFPIVNSGNGETKESKPTWHLGLNWRPESGRLIYAKYDRGYKSGGFNSNGSVAATPYGAEQVDAFEIGTKNTLMGNALQLNFAAFYFNYKGYQAQQSTCPTCSTGVFNVGSARVLGLEGQLNARVAENTKLYINSTLLDTKFGDNIIVTNGNNQNVDISKNQLPNAPHFTASMGFEQGVPLGDHLLSFRADGKYSSSFYFSAFNLQQIRSPSYFLGNLSAAIEPNAGGWKLQAYVRNVFNKNVLSFAEQNFNGFSDNYQFQPPRTYGVRASVNF from the coding sequence GTGGGCGATATCATCGTAACCGCCAATCGCATCGAGACTTCGGCCCAGGACACGCCGATCGCGCTCAACGTCTATAGGGGCGCGGACCTGGCCGATAGCGGGATCAATTCAGTGCGGGACCTCTCCGCGATCGATCCCAGCCTCAACGTCTCGAGTTCGAACAGCTCCGCCTACATCGCCGTGCGCGGTATTGCCTCGACCGACGTGACGGAACTGGGCGACCCATCGGTACCGGTTGCGCGCGACGGCTTTTTCACCAACCGCGCCTATTCGATCAACACGTCGATGTACGACGTGGCCCGCGTTGAAGTGCTGAAGGGGCCGCAGGGCACGCTGCAGGGCCGCAACTCGACCGGCGGTCTGGTCAGCATCATCACAAACCGGCCCAAGTTCAAGAACGAGGTCTCGGCCTCGTTCGAATACGGCAACTATGACACGACCAACGCCGACGCTGCCGTCAACCTTGCCCTGTCCGAGAGCTTCGCGCTGCGCGCCTCGGGCACTTTCCTCAAGCACGACGGCTACCGTCGCCAGGTCGGCGTGATGAAGTCGGCTGACAACGAGGACTTCAAGTCCGGTCGCATCCAGGCTCGCTTCGCCAAGGATGGCTTGGATCTGTGGGTATCTTACCAGCGAGATGATCGCGATACCGATGGCGAGGCGGTCCTCAAGAACACATTGGGCGCGCCGCAGCCCAGCTTCGATCCGCTGCCTGCGTTCCGCAGCGATTCTCCGACACGCACTGTGCTCAAGGGCGAACGCATCCGTTGGGAAGCCAGCTACAGCGGCCTCGGCAATATCAACCTGATCTACTCGGGCGGGTGGGACAAGCAGCAGTTCGACTTGACGCTCGACGCTACTGGTCCGAACTATCCGGCCAACCGCCAGTATCTCAACACCCAGGCACCGACGACCTGGAACCACGAAGTTCGCATCAGCAACGAGAAGACCGGCAAGCTCTTCATCCAAGCCGGATACTTCCGCTTCACCGAAGACAACGCGCTTGCCGCCGGGCTCTACAACCGCGAGATGACCGGCCTGTTCGCGCCGGGCGGCCCGCTGTCGTTCGCGCCCAATGCCGACCAGTCGTTTCGCTATGGCATCGCCTTCGACTTTGCGGTCAAGACCAAGTCCGACGCGATCTTCGCGCAGGCCGATTATGACCTGACCGAACAACTCCAGCTCTCGGCCGGCGCCCGCTACACGTGGGACAACAAGTCTCGCACCGGCAATTCGGTACTGGTCCTGCCCGCGCTGGCATTCCCGCTATGCAGCAACGGCTTCCCGGCGCCCGGCACCTGCCCGCCGTTCCCGATCGTCAATTCCGGCAATGGCGAGACCAAGGAAAGCAAGCCGACTTGGCATCTCGGTCTCAATTGGCGGCCAGAATCGGGGCGCCTGATCTATGCCAAGTACGATCGCGGCTACAAGTCGGGCGGCTTCAACTCGAACGGCTCGGTCGCTGCCACGCCCTATGGCGCGGAGCAGGTGGACGCCTTCGAAATCGGCACGAAGAACACGTTGATGGGCAATGCCCTGCAGCTCAACTTCGCCGCCTTCTACTTCAATTACAAGGGCTACCAGGCTCAGCAAAGCACCTGCCCGACATGCTCGACCGGCGTGTTCAACGTCGGCAGCGCCCGCGTCCTTGGCCTGGAAGGTCAGCTCAACGCCCGCGTTGCCGAGAACACGAAGCTCTACATCAACAGCACCCTGCTCGACACGAAGTTCGGCGACAACATCATCGTCACCAATGGCAACAACCAGAACGTCGACATCAGCAAGAACCAGCTGCCCAACGCCCCCCACTTCACCGCCTCGATGGGCTTCGAACAGGGCGTTCCGCTGGGCGATCATCTGCTCTCGTTCCGTGCCGACGGCAAGTACTCATCCAGCTTCTATTTCTCGGCATTCAATCTGCAGCAGATCCGCTCGCCGTCCTATTTCCTCGGCAACCTGTCGGCAGCGATCGAGCCGAATGCCGGTGGCTGGAAGCTGCAGGCCTATGTCCGCAACGTCTTCAACAAGAACGTGCTGTCCTTCGCCGAGCAGAACTTCAACGGCTTCAGCGACAACTATCAGTTCCAGCCACCGCGCACCTACGGCGTGCGGGCGAGCGTGAACTTCTGA
- a CDS encoding TetR/AcrR family transcriptional regulator: MPAKKPYHRENLRRDLLDAGREYVRQHGHHGLSIRTLAQQVGVSPGAPYHHFPDRRSLLLALAIEGFEEMLDGAEQVRRSTVTPEQKLSRMGLLFIRFAENNPFLLDLMYESELTSPVLDTKLLEYQLQGHFNLRDHLRAAIPGISDDEADLRVIAFWSAIYGFSSMRKKGVIRPSQSIVPTVDIAEAIVARATLAALAD; the protein is encoded by the coding sequence ATGCCCGCCAAGAAGCCGTATCACCGCGAAAACCTGCGCCGCGACCTGCTCGATGCGGGGCGTGAATATGTACGGCAACACGGGCACCACGGACTGTCCATCCGCACGCTTGCCCAACAGGTCGGCGTTTCGCCAGGCGCTCCCTACCATCATTTCCCCGACCGCCGCTCGCTCCTGTTGGCGCTTGCCATTGAAGGCTTCGAGGAAATGCTCGACGGGGCCGAGCAAGTCCGGCGCAGCACGGTTACCCCGGAGCAGAAGCTCAGTCGCATGGGCCTCCTGTTCATCCGCTTTGCTGAAAACAACCCGTTCCTGCTCGACCTCATGTACGAAAGTGAGCTGACCTCGCCGGTGCTCGACACCAAGCTGCTGGAATACCAGCTCCAAGGCCACTTCAACTTGCGGGACCATCTCCGCGCAGCAATCCCGGGCATCTCCGACGACGAGGCAGATTTGCGCGTGATCGCCTTCTGGTCGGCGATCTATGGCTTTTCTTCGATGCGCAAGAAGGGCGTGATCCGGCCTAGCCAGAGCATTGTGCCCACTGTCGATATCGCAGAGGCCATCGTCGCCCGCGCCACACTCGCCGCTCTGGCAGACTGA
- a CDS encoding polyamine aminopropyltransferase — protein sequence MDEAPLAQGDAGQDAAPASLAVILLVSVLVVATCGLIYELLAGTLASYLLGDSVTQFSTVIGTYLFAMGVGSWLSRHVRSGEMAVFVRVEILIAALGGWSAAGLFLLFPLVGDFRVALYALVMAIGVLVGLEIPLLIRILRHRFAFRELVSNVLTYDYVGALIASLLFPLVLVPRLGMIRTGFVFGLANVAVAIALLIALRRQERIGRDMAVALLVAASLVCGLAFADRLQRWSEVAFYNEPVVYARSTPYQRIVLTRQSGDLRLYLNGNLQFSTRDEYRYHEALVWPVLGRVATPRQVLILGGGDGLAAREVLRDGRVGHVTLVDLDPEMTRLFRDTPQLAQLNAGSLASPRLTMVNADAFRWVREQQRQFDAIIVDFPDPTEFSLGKLYTETFYREVARLLAPEGVMTVQSTSPLIAPRSYWTVASTLEAAGLNVRGYHAYVPSFGEWGFTMAAHAASLDVVRLPTNLRFLTAASERAMFDFPPDMARRPAPVNRLDNQALVRSFAEEWGRYEG from the coding sequence ATGGATGAAGCACCGCTTGCCCAAGGGGATGCCGGGCAGGATGCAGCTCCGGCCTCGCTTGCGGTCATCCTGCTGGTTTCGGTCTTGGTCGTTGCCACCTGCGGCCTGATCTACGAACTGCTGGCAGGTACGCTTGCAAGCTATCTGCTCGGCGACAGTGTCACCCAATTCTCCACTGTCATCGGGACGTACCTGTTTGCGATGGGCGTTGGCAGCTGGCTCTCGCGCCATGTGCGTTCGGGCGAGATGGCGGTGTTCGTCCGGGTGGAGATCCTCATTGCGGCGCTGGGCGGATGGTCGGCTGCCGGTCTGTTCCTGCTGTTCCCGCTGGTGGGAGACTTCCGGGTTGCGCTCTATGCACTGGTGATGGCCATCGGCGTGTTGGTCGGGCTGGAGATTCCGCTGCTGATCCGCATCCTCCGGCACCGGTTCGCCTTCCGAGAACTTGTCTCCAACGTGCTGACTTATGACTATGTCGGCGCGCTGATCGCCTCGCTGTTGTTCCCGCTGGTGCTGGTTCCCAGGCTGGGCATGATACGGACAGGTTTCGTTTTCGGCCTTGCCAACGTCGCGGTTGCCATTGCCTTGCTGATCGCCCTGCGCCGGCAGGAGCGTATCGGGCGCGACATGGCGGTGGCGCTGCTGGTCGCCGCCTCGCTGGTCTGCGGCCTTGCCTTTGCCGATCGGTTGCAACGGTGGAGCGAAGTTGCGTTCTACAACGAACCGGTGGTCTATGCCCGCTCGACACCTTACCAGCGGATCGTGCTGACGCGCCAAAGCGGTGACTTGCGGCTCTATCTCAACGGCAACTTGCAGTTCTCCACGCGCGACGAATATCGTTATCACGAAGCACTCGTGTGGCCGGTTCTGGGCAGGGTTGCCACGCCCCGCCAAGTGCTGATTCTCGGTGGCGGCGATGGCCTTGCCGCGCGTGAGGTGCTGCGCGATGGCCGCGTTGGCCACGTTACGCTGGTCGATCTCGATCCCGAGATGACCCGCCTGTTCCGCGATACGCCACAACTGGCGCAGCTCAATGCCGGGTCGCTGGCCTCTCCTCGGCTCACGATGGTCAATGCCGATGCCTTTCGCTGGGTGCGCGAACAACAGCGCCAGTTCGACGCGATCATCGTCGACTTTCCCGATCCCACTGAGTTTTCGCTGGGCAAACTCTATACCGAGACATTCTATCGCGAGGTTGCCCGCCTGCTCGCCCCCGAAGGCGTGATGACCGTGCAGAGCACTTCGCCGCTGATTGCCCCGCGCTCGTACTGGACCGTGGCCAGCACGCTCGAGGCCGCGGGGCTTAATGTGCGCGGCTATCATGCCTACGTGCCGAGCTTTGGCGAATGGGGCTTCACCATGGCCGCCCATGCCGCTTCATTGGATGTGGTGCGCTTGCCGACGAACCTGCGCTTCCTCACAGCGGCCAGTGAACGGGCGATGTTCGATTTCCCGCCCGATATGGCGCGTCGCCCTGCCCCGGTAAACCGGCTCGACAATCAGGCGCTTGTGCGCAGCTTCGCCGAAGAGTGGGGCCGCTATGAAGGCTGA
- a CDS encoding DUF6379 domain-containing protein, whose translation MLEHQLIQSTGFRNFGPVGAREGFAIRIRIPNYHGTRLSQLDGFDVTVDGVFYDHEINRFGIRDEVYTMAEMREEITARWGLTEWGEILVDKPGGLEPGVHKIEVVARIRYSYFPPDVHIFPMHAERYGTICIA comes from the coding sequence ATGCTCGAACATCAGCTCATCCAGAGCACCGGATTCCGCAATTTCGGACCCGTGGGCGCGCGCGAAGGCTTCGCCATCCGCATCCGCATCCCCAACTACCACGGCACCCGCCTGTCGCAGCTCGATGGCTTCGACGTGACGGTCGATGGCGTTTTCTACGATCACGAAATCAACCGTTTCGGCATCCGCGATGAAGTCTACACCATGGCCGAAATGCGTGAGGAAATTACCGCGCGCTGGGGCTTGACCGAATGGGGCGAAATCCTTGTCGACAAGCCCGGCGGCCTTGAACCGGGCGTCCACAAGATCGAGGTCGTCGCCCGCATTCGCTATTCCTACTTCCCGCCCGATGTGCACATCTTCCCGATGCATGCCGAACGCTATGGCACCATCTGCATCGCCTGA
- a CDS encoding DUF4178 domain-containing protein — translation MRGASLPYATCPYCQTLILRHGLDIEDVGKVAVLPFDVSPIQLGTTLMADGRSMVVVGRVRWAWAGGSWNEWLAMADSGAQYWLAEAAGMFMLTAEWPQLLDRAEVRAFAEGGTFTPGDVIEVDGRQLFASDVKRVECLGSEGDLPIRTQIGMKMTSVDFRSASGEVLSLQRDDRATTAWFGDSWDLVALKPGNLRQIEGWTVPGELR, via the coding sequence GTGCGAGGCGCCTCCCTTCCCTATGCCACTTGTCCCTACTGCCAGACACTGATCCTGCGCCACGGGCTCGATATCGAGGACGTGGGCAAGGTTGCGGTCCTGCCGTTCGATGTTTCGCCCATCCAGCTTGGCACCACGCTGATGGCCGATGGGCGCAGCATGGTCGTGGTCGGGCGGGTGCGCTGGGCTTGGGCCGGCGGCTCGTGGAACGAATGGCTGGCCATGGCCGATAGCGGCGCGCAGTACTGGCTGGCCGAGGCCGCTGGCATGTTCATGCTGACGGCCGAATGGCCGCAATTGCTCGACCGCGCAGAAGTCCGCGCCTTTGCGGAAGGCGGCACCTTCACGCCGGGGGACGTGATCGAAGTCGATGGACGCCAACTCTTTGCAAGCGATGTCAAGCGGGTCGAGTGCCTTGGCAGCGAGGGTGACCTGCCGATCCGCACGCAGATCGGCATGAAGATGACCAGCGTCGACTTCCGCTCGGCCAGTGGCGAGGTGCTTTCCCTTCAGCGCGACGACCGCGCGACGACGGCGTGGTTCGGCGACAGTTGGGATCTGGTCGCCCTCAAGCCCGGAAACCTGCGTCAGATTGAGGGCTGGACCGTTCCCGGAGAGCTGCGGTGA
- a CDS encoding DUF4178 domain-containing protein has translation MTAGTSGGNAVTCPACGGTIELRAAGFTVNLACQHCGSLLDVSRPEVALIRKYKRANENFALELGKRGTLFGQEWEVVGALRRKDQITIWQEFLLFNPYLGYRWLVACDGEWQFGTMLADRPQGPRDRVYWRSTPFTRLGRDQTTSTTAVAGEFYWRVKAGDTANATLFQSGDTMLSREVSAGEENWTQLVPVPEADVENAFGLKRRSLPRRKMARGPMLFRPAIGMERDDLGNMFKLALAVSIFAAIAMAVIAGPSTSASTLIQVPVGGQIAPVKVGTITVRRPWQFVTIEADANRFENRWVDLEYNLVDRSREQSIDAFGLVEHYAGTDSDGAWSEGSHSGDTMFGHVPRGTYDVYVSGSAHGWPVDPYTIDGWGSVETINLSIEASTGAMSWGMWWTLVIALFAWPLTVLWWRFRDK, from the coding sequence GTGACTGCGGGCACTTCGGGCGGCAATGCGGTCACTTGCCCCGCCTGCGGTGGCACGATCGAATTGCGCGCCGCGGGATTTACGGTCAACCTCGCCTGCCAGCATTGCGGTTCGCTGCTCGACGTATCGCGCCCCGAAGTGGCACTGATCCGCAAGTACAAGCGCGCCAACGAAAACTTTGCACTGGAGCTGGGCAAGCGTGGCACGCTGTTCGGGCAGGAGTGGGAGGTCGTCGGCGCGCTGCGCCGCAAGGACCAGATCACCATCTGGCAGGAGTTCCTGCTGTTCAACCCCTACCTCGGCTATCGCTGGCTGGTCGCCTGCGATGGCGAATGGCAATTCGGCACGATGCTGGCCGATCGGCCTCAAGGCCCTCGAGACAGGGTCTATTGGCGAAGCACGCCATTCACTCGACTGGGGCGAGACCAGACAACCTCGACCACCGCAGTTGCAGGCGAATTCTACTGGCGAGTGAAGGCAGGCGACACGGCCAACGCAACGCTGTTCCAATCAGGCGACACGATGCTTTCGCGTGAGGTTTCGGCTGGCGAGGAGAACTGGACGCAACTTGTGCCGGTTCCGGAAGCCGATGTCGAAAACGCCTTTGGCCTGAAGCGTCGCAGCCTGCCCCGGCGCAAGATGGCAAGAGGACCGATGCTGTTCCGGCCCGCGATCGGCATGGAGCGGGACGATCTTGGCAACATGTTCAAGCTTGCCCTCGCCGTCTCGATCTTTGCCGCAATCGCCATGGCCGTGATCGCAGGGCCGAGCACGAGTGCAAGTACATTGATCCAGGTTCCGGTCGGCGGCCAGATCGCGCCGGTCAAGGTCGGCACGATCACCGTGCGCAGGCCATGGCAGTTCGTCACCATCGAAGCGGACGCCAATCGTTTCGAGAACCGCTGGGTCGATCTCGAATACAACCTGGTTGATCGTTCGAGGGAGCAGTCGATTGATGCGTTCGGTCTGGTCGAACACTATGCCGGAACCGATTCAGACGGTGCGTGGAGCGAAGGCAGCCACTCTGGCGATACCATGTTCGGCCACGTGCCGCGCGGCACCTACGATGTCTATGTCAGCGGATCGGCGCACGGCTGGCCAGTCGACCCGTACACCATTGATGGATGGGGATCGGTCGAGACAATCAATCTTTCGATCGAGGCCAGCACCGGCGCGATGTCGTGGGGCATGTGGTGGACGCTGGTCATCGCACTGTTCGCCTGGCCGCTGACCGTGCTGTGGTGGAGGTTCCGCGACAAATGA
- a CDS encoding sugar phosphate isomerase/epimerase, with the protein MPGSFKYGVSTYSYVDDYGSVMTLEDAFDHIADTGATGIEILGEGQIEGYPHPSSQFLDRWFGLLVKYKLEPTNMCSWVDMRITLQRNLTVEEGAAELERDLRLAHQLGFKFLRPKFGVLSHDLIPEPQWEAYTERNLDLAHKLGVVICPEIHAPTPIKHEVVDGYINFIERTGTKNFGLMIDTGIFQDRPLTHWGSHQINEEARKHMEFLNGIKVPPEHFLDIAKYVVFIQAKFHDIDENLEDQNIPWKPVISAIKRSGYSGYLSSEYEGWRAPWRSIDQVRRQHVLLRQLEREFDEGKFA; encoded by the coding sequence ATGCCCGGTTCGTTCAAATACGGTGTTTCAACTTACAGCTACGTCGATGACTACGGCTCGGTCATGACGCTCGAAGACGCGTTCGACCATATCGCGGATACCGGCGCCACCGGCATCGAGATTCTGGGCGAGGGCCAGATCGAGGGCTATCCCCACCCTTCCAGCCAGTTTCTCGATCGCTGGTTTGGCCTGCTCGTCAAGTACAAGCTTGAACCGACCAACATGTGCTCGTGGGTCGACATGCGCATTACTCTCCAGCGCAACCTCACCGTCGAGGAAGGTGCGGCGGAACTCGAGCGCGACCTGCGACTTGCGCACCAGCTCGGCTTCAAGTTCCTCCGCCCGAAGTTCGGCGTGCTGTCGCATGATCTGATCCCCGAACCGCAGTGGGAGGCCTATACCGAGCGCAACCTCGACCTCGCCCACAAGCTGGGCGTGGTGATCTGCCCGGAAATTCACGCCCCCACGCCGATCAAGCATGAAGTTGTCGACGGTTACATCAACTTCATCGAGCGCACCGGCACGAAGAACTTCGGCCTGATGATCGACACCGGCATCTTCCAGGACCGGCCGCTGACGCACTGGGGCTCGCACCAGATCAACGAGGAAGCGCGCAAGCACATGGAGTTCCTCAACGGCATCAAGGTTCCGCCCGAACACTTCCTCGATATCGCCAAGTACGTGGTCTTCATCCAGGCAAAGTTCCACGACATCGACGAGAACCTCGAGGACCAGAACATCCCGTGGAAGCCGGTGATCTCGGCCATCAAGCGCTCGGGCTACTCCGGCTACCTGTCGAGCGAATACGAAGGTTGGCGCGCGCCGTGGCGTTCGATTGATCAGGTTCGCCGGCAGCACGTGCTGCTGCGCCAGCTCGAGCGGGAGTTCGACGAAGGCAAGTTCGCCTGA
- a CDS encoding aldose 1-epimerase: protein MQCHDKWTISAWDYEVAIAPGVGGSLRGLFWQGSPVLRTARTDHILDAACFPIVPFCNRIADGRFEVAGVSYRLSSNFPDAYHPHALHGYGWVRPWQVIDHDMSSIRMVHGYSSGEWPWHYRAEQTLELGAKGVMMRLEVTNLGPGRMPAGLGFHPYFPGDGSTVFRGLHRYEWRTAPDGLPLTLVDAGDAVDWWKGAPVTTRMVDTIQEGRQGVLTVLRPADDLLIEMTPCPALSCTGVYVAQDAEFFCIEPLTHPTDAINRTPGRMTWLAEGETLAASLLIRAQNSLFGID from the coding sequence ATGCAGTGTCATGACAAATGGACGATTTCCGCCTGGGATTACGAAGTAGCGATTGCGCCAGGCGTAGGCGGTTCGCTGCGTGGCCTTTTCTGGCAGGGTTCGCCGGTGCTTCGTACCGCACGGACCGACCACATCCTTGACGCCGCCTGCTTTCCCATCGTGCCTTTTTGCAACCGCATCGCAGACGGTCGATTTGAAGTCGCCGGCGTCAGCTATCGCCTGTCATCCAACTTTCCCGATGCCTACCATCCCCACGCGTTGCACGGCTATGGCTGGGTGCGGCCGTGGCAGGTGATCGATCACGACATGTCGTCGATTCGGATGGTCCATGGCTATTCCAGCGGCGAATGGCCATGGCACTATCGCGCTGAACAGACATTGGAGTTGGGAGCCAAAGGCGTAATGATGCGACTGGAGGTGACCAATCTCGGCCCAGGACGAATGCCAGCGGGACTCGGATTTCATCCCTATTTCCCAGGCGATGGCAGCACTGTTTTCCGAGGCTTGCACCGCTACGAATGGCGGACTGCGCCAGACGGACTGCCACTCACGCTTGTGGATGCAGGCGACGCCGTGGACTGGTGGAAAGGCGCACCCGTCACGACGCGCATGGTCGATACGATTCAGGAGGGGCGCCAAGGCGTGCTAACGGTCCTGCGGCCAGCAGACGATCTGCTGATCGAGATGACACCGTGCCCGGCACTGTCCTGTACCGGGGTGTATGTCGCACAAGACGCGGAATTCTTCTGCATCGAGCCTCTGACCCATCCAACTGATGCCATCAATCGCACCCCCGGACGCATGACGTGGCTGGCTGAGGGCGAGACGCTGGCAGCCAGCTTGCTGATCCGCGCGCAAAATAGCCTGTTCGGCATCGATTGA
- a CDS encoding phytanoyl-CoA dioxygenase family protein gives MTQQYGRQGDEYILTPEEIAQYHREGYITLRGVMTEEELAPLETEFERFIRGEVSGMGKDFCDMSGPYDREFENFSLVNAVLPRHYEPTLRDNLYERRAASISRQLLGESATLDYDQFLAKRPAKPDAVFTMHQDLGYWPTGTPEPLTATCSLALDDADLENGCLKVVPGSQKQGLRPHRPLMGEDRSKSHILSVELTDADTVVDLPLKRGDITVHDELIVHGSGGNTSPDRWRRTYIVAFRSKACVDFERSIGFTHSHNDTITWETHLGALTA, from the coding sequence ATGACCCAGCAATACGGCCGTCAAGGCGATGAATACATCCTCACGCCAGAGGAGATCGCCCAGTACCATCGCGAAGGCTACATCACCTTGCGCGGCGTGATGACGGAGGAGGAACTTGCGCCGCTCGAGACCGAATTCGAGCGCTTCATTCGCGGCGAAGTCAGCGGCATGGGCAAGGATTTCTGTGACATGTCCGGGCCATATGACCGTGAGTTCGAGAACTTCAGCCTCGTGAATGCCGTGCTGCCGCGTCACTACGAGCCAACCCTGCGGGACAACCTTTACGAACGGCGCGCAGCCTCGATATCGCGCCAATTGCTCGGGGAGAGCGCAACCCTCGATTACGACCAGTTCCTTGCAAAGCGCCCCGCAAAGCCCGACGCCGTGTTCACGATGCACCAAGATCTGGGATACTGGCCGACCGGCACGCCCGAGCCGCTGACTGCCACCTGCAGCCTCGCGCTTGACGACGCCGATCTGGAAAACGGATGCCTAAAGGTGGTGCCGGGCTCGCAAAAGCAGGGCCTCCGCCCGCACCGTCCGCTGATGGGTGAGGATCGCAGCAAGTCGCACATTCTCAGCGTTGAACTGACCGATGCTGATACTGTGGTCGACCTTCCACTGAAGCGGGGTGACATTACCGTGCATGACGAACTGATCGTTCACGGCTCAGGCGGGAACACGTCGCCGGACCGCTGGCGCCGTACCTATATCGTCGCTTTCCGCTCGAAAGCCTGTGTCGACTTCGAACGATCGATCGGCTTCACGCATTCGCACAACGATACCATCACTTGGGAAACCCATCTGGGCGCGCTTACCGCGTGA
- a CDS encoding SPFH domain-containing protein, whose translation MFDFIRKQFVDVIEWLEQPGELAWRVPFADREIQHGAQLTVREGQVAAFVNEGRGADYFGPGLHTLETANLPLLSNLMNWDKAFKSPFKSDVVFLSLKEQHGLKWGTAQPVTVRDAEFGALRLRAFGSYSFRVNEVAPFVSRVMGTLAGVAVPSLEPQLRAAIQTAMATALGGSGIAFLDLAANQQALSDRIKLEVDKAFAQWGLTCLSFYVESVSLPDEVQAHLDKASSMRVLGDLGNYTRFQAAEAIEDAANQDGGGVAGIGAGVAAATALGGAMAQGLGQAAAPAPAPAATEEDPLATIEKLHRLVTLGALSQQEFDAKKAELLARIR comes from the coding sequence ATGTTCGATTTTATCCGCAAGCAGTTTGTCGATGTCATCGAATGGCTGGAGCAGCCCGGCGAATTGGCCTGGCGCGTGCCCTTCGCCGATCGCGAAATTCAGCACGGCGCGCAGTTGACAGTGCGCGAAGGTCAGGTCGCGGCCTTTGTCAATGAAGGCCGCGGGGCGGACTACTTCGGGCCGGGCCTCCATACGCTTGAGACCGCCAACCTGCCCTTGTTGTCCAACCTGATGAACTGGGACAAGGCCTTCAAGTCGCCGTTCAAATCTGACGTCGTGTTCCTCTCTCTGAAAGAGCAGCATGGCCTGAAGTGGGGGACCGCGCAGCCCGTCACCGTGCGCGATGCTGAATTCGGCGCGCTGCGCCTGCGTGCCTTCGGCTCCTATTCCTTCCGCGTAAACGAAGTTGCGCCCTTCGTCTCGCGCGTGATGGGGACGCTGGCTGGCGTCGCGGTGCCCTCGCTCGAACCGCAATTGCGCGCCGCGATCCAGACCGCGATGGCCACGGCCCTTGGCGGCAGTGGCATTGCCTTCCTCGATCTGGCGGCAAACCAGCAGGCGCTTTCGGACCGGATCAAGCTTGAGGTCGACAAGGCCTTTGCGCAGTGGGGGCTGACCTGCCTTTCGTTCTATGTCGAAAGCGTTTCCCTGCCCGATGAAGTGCAGGCTCACCTCGACAAGGCGAGCTCCATGCGCGTGCTCGGCGATCTTGGCAATTACACCCGCTTTCAGGCAGCCGAAGCCATCGAGGATGCCGCCAATCAGGATGGCGGCGGCGTAGCCGGAATCGGCGCCGGGGTTGCTGCTGCCACGGCTTTGGGTGGCGCGATGGCCCAGGGACTGGGCCAGGCAGCGGCCCCCGCGCCTGCTCCCGCTGCCACCGAGGAAGATCCCCTCGCCACGATCGAGAAACTCCACAGGCTCGTGACCCTGGGCGCATTGAGCCAGCAGGAGTTCGATGCCAAGAAGGCCGAGCTGCTCGCGCGAATCCGCTGA
- a CDS encoding DUF350 domain-containing protein, with product MLTANTFLATMLYAGLGIVIFIVSFVLVDKLTPGELWREIIERKNMAVALLAGAVAIGISNIIAAAVHG from the coding sequence ATGCTCACCGCGAACACCTTCCTTGCCACGATGCTCTATGCCGGCCTCGGTATCGTCATCTTCATTGTCAGCTTCGTGCTGGTCGACAAGCTGACTCCGGGCGAGCTGTGGCGCGAGATCATCGAGCGCAAGAACATGGCCGTTGCACTACTTGCCGGAGCGGTCGCCATCGGCATATCCAACATCATCGCCGCCGCCGTGCATGGATGA